One genomic segment of Streptomyces sp. RerS4 includes these proteins:
- a CDS encoding DUF2797 domain-containing protein produces MTWQCAGIRWADGRPAIGWYGPGGAERGSPLVRGQALAFVARGERRCLGVRRAGRRTPCPRGAGVPGRAGNAQCPECARLDRSFSVAADTNAADPRTYRVYLAWFGPGMVKVGITAEERGAVRLLEQGAVTWAWLGRGPLMATRRTEELLRAALGVPDRIAYSRKRAARAGLPPAPERAREVAELHARATALIGWPESLERLGCEVTDHAAPFDLADLPVPTWGLAQLLPGAAVVGRLAGAAGPDLHFTDGLVVDTRLLAGWELAPAPRGAVTDAPLVDIAPSAPPAEQDGLF; encoded by the coding sequence GTGACCTGGCAGTGCGCCGGGATCCGCTGGGCGGACGGCCGTCCCGCCATCGGCTGGTACGGGCCTGGGGGCGCGGAGCGCGGCAGCCCGCTCGTGCGGGGGCAGGCGCTCGCGTTCGTGGCCCGGGGCGAGCGGCGGTGCCTGGGCGTGCGGCGGGCCGGGCGGCGGACGCCGTGCCCCCGGGGCGCGGGCGTGCCCGGCCGGGCCGGGAACGCCCAGTGCCCGGAGTGCGCCCGCCTGGACCGGTCGTTCTCGGTGGCTGCCGATACGAACGCCGCCGACCCGCGCACCTACCGGGTGTACCTCGCGTGGTTCGGGCCGGGCATGGTCAAGGTCGGGATCACCGCCGAGGAGCGCGGCGCGGTCCGGCTGCTGGAGCAGGGGGCGGTGACCTGGGCCTGGCTGGGGCGGGGCCCGCTGATGGCCACCCGCCGCACCGAGGAGCTGCTGCGCGCCGCCCTCGGGGTCCCGGACCGGATCGCCTACTCCCGCAAGCGGGCCGCGCGGGCCGGGCTGCCGCCCGCGCCGGAGCGGGCCCGGGAGGTGGCGGAGCTGCACGCCCGCGCGACCGCGCTCATCGGGTGGCCTGAGTCCCTGGAGCGGCTGGGGTGCGAGGTCACCGACCACGCCGCGCCGTTCGACTTGGCTGACCTGCCCGTTCCGACCTGGGGGCTCGCGCAGCTGCTGCCCGGCGCCGCCGTCGTGGGGCGGCTCGCGGGCGCCGCCGGGCCGGACCTGCACTTCACGGACGGGCTGGTCGTGGACACCCGACTGTTGGCCGGTTGGGAGCTGGCGCCCGCTCCCCGGGGAGCGGTCACCGACGCACCGCTCGTGGACATCGCCCCGTCCGCGCCCCCGGCCGAGCAGGACGGGCTGTTCTGA
- a CDS encoding MaoC family dehydratase: MNVGDALPPLEIPVTRTLIVAGAMASRDYQDVHHDAESAREKGSPDIFMNILTTNGLVGRYITDHLGPRAVLRKVAIRLGAPNYPGDTMTLTGTVTALDGDAAEIRVVGVNAIGHHVTGTVTVTLGGAA; the protein is encoded by the coding sequence CTGAACGTCGGCGACGCGCTGCCGCCGCTGGAGATCCCGGTGACCCGCACGCTGATCGTCGCGGGCGCGATGGCCTCGCGCGACTACCAGGACGTGCACCACGACGCGGAGAGCGCCCGCGAGAAGGGCTCGCCGGACATCTTCATGAACATCCTCACCACCAACGGCCTGGTCGGCCGGTACATCACCGACCACCTCGGACCACGTGCGGTGCTGCGCAAGGTGGCCATCCGGCTCGGCGCCCCCAACTACCCCGGCGACACGATGACCCTGACCGGCACCGTCACCGCTCTCGACGGGGACGCCGCCGAGATCCGGGTCGTCGGCGTCAACGCCATCGGCCACCACGTCACGGGCACCGTCACCGTGACGCTCGGAGGCGCGGCATGA
- a CDS encoding antibiotic biosynthesis monooxygenase, with product MTIQPLPAFEPPYVMAVFTNVRTADETGFAETDARLNALVQDNPGMLGYESARTPGGLSITVAYFRDHETLTAWRQDAEHQAAMKHGRAHWYESYTLHVATVERSHGYVRDA from the coding sequence ATGACCATCCAGCCCCTTCCGGCCTTCGAACCGCCGTACGTCATGGCGGTGTTCACCAACGTGCGGACCGCCGACGAGACCGGCTTCGCCGAGACCGACGCCCGGTTGAACGCACTCGTCCAGGACAACCCGGGCATGCTCGGCTACGAGTCCGCGCGCACCCCCGGTGGCCTCAGCATCACCGTCGCCTACTTCCGCGACCACGAGACCCTGACCGCCTGGCGGCAGGACGCGGAGCACCAGGCGGCCATGAAGCACGGCCGCGCCCACTGGTACGAGAGCTACACCCTGCACGTCGCGACCGTGGAACGGAGCCACGGCTATGTCCGCGACGCCTGA
- a CDS encoding lipid-transfer protein: MSVRNRDDLGGRAAIVGIGATEFSKDSGRSELKLAVEAVHAALDDAGLGPADVDGLVTFTMDTSPEITVAQAAGIGDLSFFSRIHYGGGAACATVQQAALAVATGVAEVVVCYRAFNERSGRRFGSGVQQREPSAEGAALGWSLPWGLLTPASWVAMIAQRYLHTYGLTPEAFGHVAVTGRRHAANNPAAYFHGKPITLADHAASRWIVEPLRLLDCCQETDGGQALVVTTPERARRLRQRPAVITAAAQGAGRRQEAMTSFYRDDLTGLPEMGVVARQLWRTSGLRPSDIDVGILYDHFTPFVLMQLEEFGFCGPGEAADFVAAGALPLNTHGGQLGEAYLHGMNGIAEAVRQIRGTSVNQVAGAAHALVTAGTGVPTSGLVLGADG, from the coding sequence ATGAGCGTGCGGAACAGGGACGACCTGGGCGGCCGGGCCGCCATCGTCGGGATCGGGGCGACCGAGTTCTCCAAGGACTCCGGGCGCAGTGAGCTCAAACTCGCCGTCGAGGCGGTGCACGCCGCCCTCGACGACGCCGGACTCGGCCCGGCCGACGTCGACGGCCTGGTCACCTTCACCATGGACACGAGCCCCGAGATCACCGTCGCCCAGGCGGCCGGCATCGGGGACCTCTCCTTCTTCTCCCGCATCCACTACGGAGGCGGCGCGGCCTGCGCGACCGTCCAGCAGGCCGCCCTCGCCGTCGCCACCGGCGTCGCGGAGGTCGTGGTCTGCTACCGCGCCTTCAACGAGCGCTCCGGCCGCCGCTTCGGCTCCGGGGTCCAGCAGCGCGAACCGTCGGCGGAGGGCGCGGCCCTCGGCTGGTCGCTGCCGTGGGGCCTGCTCACACCGGCTTCCTGGGTGGCCATGATCGCCCAGCGCTACCTGCACACCTACGGCCTGACCCCGGAGGCCTTCGGGCACGTCGCGGTCACCGGCCGTCGGCATGCCGCGAACAACCCCGCCGCGTACTTCCACGGCAAGCCGATCACCCTCGCCGACCACGCCGCCTCGCGCTGGATCGTGGAGCCGCTGCGGTTGCTGGACTGCTGCCAGGAGACCGACGGCGGCCAAGCCCTCGTCGTCACCACGCCCGAGCGGGCCCGTCGCCTGCGTCAGAGGCCCGCCGTGATCACGGCGGCGGCGCAGGGCGCGGGCCGTCGCCAGGAGGCGATGACCTCCTTCTACCGCGACGATCTCACCGGACTTCCGGAGATGGGCGTGGTGGCCCGACAGCTGTGGCGGACCAGCGGACTGCGCCCCTCCGACATCGACGTCGGCATCCTGTACGACCACTTCACCCCCTTCGTGCTGATGCAGCTGGAGGAGTTCGGCTTCTGCGGCCCCGGGGAGGCGGCGGACTTCGTGGCGGCCGGCGCGCTGCCGCTCAACACCCACGGCGGCCAGCTCGGCGAGGCGTACCTGCACGGCATGAACGGCATCGCCGAAGCCGTCCGTCAGATCCGCGGCACCTCGGTCAACCAGGTCGCGGGCGCTGCCCACGCCCTGGTCACGGCCGGTACCGGCGTCCCGACGTCCGGTCTGGTCCTCGGCGCCGACGGCTGA
- a CDS encoding SMP-30/gluconolactonase/LRE family protein gives MLGIADLTLYEILDERFRTGRCANGDARLERLHDDCRWAEGPLYLPAWRQLVWSDIPNDRMLRWDEATGAVSVFRDRAGHSNGNTLDREGRLITCEQGNRRVTRTEPDGGITVIADHWNGKRLNSPNDAVVHSDGSVWFSDPDFGITNDYEGHRAPSEIGACNLYRADPTTGEVRLVADGFLGPNGLAFSPDESELYAADTRAGHIRAFKVGDDGTLSGDRVFTECAHVDNIRFDDEGRLWAAAMESGVHCYAADGDLIGRLRVPEPVSNIAFGGPKNNRLFITATTSLYSLVLSVTGLPRVLPGRQALSARRTG, from the coding sequence ATGCTTGGCATTGCCGACCTCACCTTGTACGAGATTCTGGATGAACGCTTCCGCACCGGCCGCTGCGCCAACGGCGACGCCCGACTGGAGCGGCTTCACGACGACTGCCGCTGGGCCGAGGGACCCCTCTATCTGCCGGCCTGGCGCCAGCTCGTGTGGAGCGACATCCCGAACGACCGCATGCTGCGCTGGGACGAAGCGACCGGGGCCGTCTCCGTCTTCCGTGACCGAGCCGGCCACTCCAACGGCAACACCCTCGACCGCGAGGGCCGTCTGATCACCTGCGAGCAGGGCAACCGACGCGTCACCCGAACCGAACCCGACGGCGGCATCACCGTCATCGCCGACCACTGGAACGGCAAGCGCCTCAACAGCCCGAACGACGCGGTGGTGCACTCGGACGGCTCCGTCTGGTTCTCGGACCCGGACTTCGGCATCACGAACGACTACGAGGGCCACCGCGCGCCGAGCGAGATCGGAGCCTGCAACCTCTACCGCGCCGACCCGACCACCGGCGAGGTCCGCCTCGTCGCGGACGGCTTCCTCGGCCCGAACGGCCTGGCCTTCTCCCCGGACGAGAGCGAGCTGTACGCGGCCGACACCCGCGCCGGCCACATCCGGGCCTTCAAGGTCGGCGACGACGGCACCCTCAGCGGCGACCGGGTCTTCACCGAATGCGCCCACGTGGACAACATCCGCTTCGACGACGAGGGCCGGCTGTGGGCGGCCGCGATGGAGTCCGGCGTGCACTGCTACGCGGCGGACGGGGACCTCATCGGCCGCCTGCGCGTCCCCGAGCCGGTATCGAACATCGCCTTCGGCGGCCCGAAGAACAACCGCCTCTTCATCACCGCCACCACCTCGCTGTACTCACTGGTGCTGTCGGTCACCGGCCTGCCCCGCGTACTTCCCGGCCGGCAGGCGCTCAGCGCGCGACGAACTGGGTGA
- a CDS encoding antibiotic biosynthesis monooxygenase — protein sequence MAITDTTEHSVPADNGEVSLLIARQVEPGYEDAFETWARGILETAAGFPDHLGYGLFRPAAEGAPWFLVHRFRDQAAFQRWQDSPERARWFAHCEGHHHTEIARRELHGMETWFAKPGTTRPAPPRWKMAISSGLAIFPISLAGNALLGPYLVDVHFVLRTAAFAVVFSTLMTYVAMPAVSRLLRPWLTKD from the coding sequence ATGGCCATCACCGATACGACCGAGCACAGCGTCCCCGCCGACAACGGGGAGGTGAGCCTGCTCATCGCGCGGCAGGTGGAGCCGGGCTACGAGGACGCGTTCGAGACGTGGGCGCGCGGGATCCTGGAGACCGCCGCCGGCTTCCCGGACCACCTCGGGTACGGGCTGTTCCGCCCGGCGGCCGAGGGGGCTCCGTGGTTCCTCGTCCACCGCTTCCGTGATCAGGCCGCCTTCCAGCGGTGGCAGGACTCGCCGGAGCGGGCGCGGTGGTTCGCGCACTGCGAGGGCCACCACCACACCGAGATAGCCCGGCGTGAACTGCACGGCATGGAGACGTGGTTCGCGAAGCCGGGTACGACCCGGCCGGCGCCGCCCCGGTGGAAGATGGCGATCAGCTCGGGGCTGGCCATCTTCCCGATCTCGCTGGCGGGGAACGCGCTGCTCGGGCCGTACCTGGTGGATGTGCACTTCGTGCTGCGGACGGCCGCGTTCGCCGTCGTCTTCAGCACCCTGATGACCTACGTGGCCATGCCCGCCGTCAGCAGGCTGCTGCGGCCATGGCTCACGAAGGACTGA
- a CDS encoding response regulator transcription factor, with amino-acid sequence MTATTTSHASPSTGSPTALVRPDGGPCRVLVVDDEASLSELLSMALRYEGCEVRSAGDGAGAVRAAREFRPDVVVLDVMLPDMDGLTVLGRLRREIPQVPVLFLTAKDSVEDRIAGLTAGGDDYVTKPFSLEEVVARLRGLVRRSGAAQALRGGSVLTVGDLLLDEDSHEVVRGGQEVRLTATEFELLRYLMRNPRRVLSKAQILDRVWSYDFGGQANVVELYISYLRRKLESGTGLPPMIHTRRGAGYLIKPAE; translated from the coding sequence ATGACAGCGACGACCACCTCCCACGCGTCCCCGTCCACCGGCAGCCCGACCGCCCTCGTGCGCCCCGACGGGGGACCCTGCCGGGTCCTCGTCGTCGACGACGAGGCCTCGCTCTCCGAGCTGCTGTCCATGGCCCTGCGCTACGAGGGCTGCGAGGTCCGCAGCGCCGGCGACGGCGCGGGCGCCGTCCGGGCGGCCCGCGAGTTCCGGCCGGACGTGGTGGTCCTCGACGTCATGCTCCCCGACATGGACGGGCTGACCGTGCTCGGCCGGCTGCGCCGGGAGATCCCGCAGGTCCCGGTGCTGTTCCTGACCGCCAAGGACTCGGTCGAGGACCGCATCGCGGGGCTCACGGCCGGCGGGGACGACTACGTCACCAAGCCCTTCAGTCTGGAGGAGGTCGTGGCCCGGCTGCGCGGCCTGGTCCGCCGCTCCGGCGCCGCGCAGGCCCTGCGCGGCGGCTCCGTCCTCACGGTCGGGGACCTGCTGCTCGACGAGGACAGCCACGAGGTGGTCCGGGGCGGTCAGGAGGTCCGCCTCACCGCCACCGAGTTCGAGCTGCTGCGCTACCTCATGCGCAACCCGCGCCGGGTCCTCAGCAAGGCGCAGATCCTCGACCGCGTGTGGTCCTACGACTTCGGCGGACAGGCCAACGTGGTCGAGCTCTACATCTCCTACCTGCGCCGCAAGCTGGAGTCGGGTACCGGTCTGCCCCCGATGATCCACACCCGACGCGGCGCCGGATACCTGATCAAGCCGGCCGAGTAG
- a CDS encoding SSI family serine proteinase inhibitor, with amino-acid sequence MLRLAAFAVTSALAAAAAGPLPPLPLGRLLASPDRLTVNISHTGNSDLDGEYRLECRPVGGDHPEAEKACALLDRFAKDGENPFAPEPKRRMCTFQDGGPATARVSGTWHGEKVNATFRRKNGCDIARWNALEPLLPTARS; translated from the coding sequence ATGCTGCGTCTCGCCGCCTTCGCCGTCACCTCCGCCCTGGCCGCCGCCGCTGCCGGCCCCTTGCCACCGTTGCCCCTGGGCCGGCTGCTGGCGTCGCCCGACCGGCTCACCGTCAACATCTCGCACACCGGCAACTCCGATCTCGACGGCGAGTACCGACTCGAATGCCGGCCCGTCGGCGGCGACCACCCCGAGGCCGAGAAGGCCTGCGCCCTCCTCGACCGCTTCGCCAAGGACGGCGAGAACCCCTTCGCCCCCGAACCCAAGCGTCGGATGTGCACCTTCCAGGACGGCGGCCCCGCCACCGCGCGCGTCAGCGGAACCTGGCACGGCGAGAAGGTGAACGCGACCTTCCGCCGCAAGAACGGCTGCGACATCGCCCGGTGGAACGCCCTGGAACCTCTGCTTCCGACTGCGCGTTCCTGA
- a CDS encoding amidohydrolase family protein translates to MSATPDAIRAFRERFGIPGLVDVHTHFMPDRVLAKVWDYFDAVGPLTGVEWPITYRHEEEQRVALLREFGVRAFTAMLYPHKPAMAAWLNSWAAEFAARTPDCLHTATFFPEEGVEGYVRQAVERGARIFKAHLQVGAYDPNDDRLDPVWGLLAEAGIPVVVHCGSGPVPGKHTGPEPIGRLLARHPRLPLIVAHMGMPEYADFLDLAERHPEVRLDTTMAFTDFAERLTGFPPGELGRLADLGDRILLGTDFPNIPYPYEHQLEALERLGLGDDWLRAVCHDNGARLFSLR, encoded by the coding sequence ATGTCCGCGACGCCTGACGCGATCCGGGCCTTCCGGGAGCGGTTCGGGATCCCCGGACTGGTCGATGTCCACACGCACTTCATGCCCGACCGGGTCCTGGCCAAGGTCTGGGACTACTTCGACGCAGTCGGCCCGCTGACCGGCGTCGAGTGGCCCATCACCTACCGGCACGAGGAGGAGCAGCGGGTCGCCCTGCTACGGGAGTTCGGGGTACGGGCCTTCACGGCCATGCTCTACCCGCACAAGCCGGCGATGGCCGCGTGGCTCAACTCCTGGGCGGCGGAGTTCGCCGCGCGCACCCCCGACTGCCTGCACACCGCGACCTTCTTCCCGGAGGAGGGGGTGGAGGGGTACGTCCGGCAGGCCGTGGAGCGGGGGGCCCGGATCTTCAAGGCGCACCTCCAGGTCGGCGCGTACGACCCGAACGACGACCGGCTGGATCCGGTGTGGGGGCTGCTGGCCGAGGCGGGGATCCCGGTCGTCGTCCACTGCGGTTCGGGTCCCGTCCCGGGCAAGCACACCGGACCCGAGCCGATCGGCCGGCTGTTGGCCCGCCACCCCCGGCTGCCCCTGATCGTCGCGCACATGGGGATGCCCGAGTACGCCGATTTCCTCGACCTCGCCGAGCGCCACCCCGAGGTGCGGCTCGACACGACCATGGCCTTCACCGACTTCGCCGAGCGGCTCACCGGCTTCCCGCCCGGGGAACTCGGCCGCCTCGCCGACCTGGGCGACAGGATCCTGCTGGGCACCGACTTCCCCAACATCCCCTACCCCTACGAGCACCAGCTGGAGGCCCTGGAGCGGCTGGGCCTGGGCGACGACTGGCTGCGCGCGGTCTGTCACGACAACGGCGCCCGCCTCTTCTCGCTCCGCTGA
- a CDS encoding Lrp/AsnC family transcriptional regulator: MDDIDRALVLHLQQDAGQSYAALGAAVGLSAGATHERVRKLRERGVIRRTTIEVDPAAVGSGVLAYVMVDSDAWMGDSGTAFAAIPEIQEAHVIAGSASVLVKVRAASTGQLQDVLRRLYAIDGVSGTQATVVLDTFFERPLPL; encoded by the coding sequence GTGGACGACATCGACCGGGCGCTGGTCCTGCACCTCCAGCAGGACGCGGGGCAGTCCTACGCCGCTCTGGGCGCCGCCGTCGGGTTGTCGGCCGGCGCCACGCACGAGCGCGTCCGCAAGCTGCGGGAGCGGGGGGTCATCCGGCGGACGACCATCGAGGTGGATCCGGCAGCCGTGGGCAGCGGGGTGCTGGCCTACGTCATGGTCGACTCCGACGCCTGGATGGGTGACTCGGGCACCGCGTTCGCCGCGATCCCGGAGATCCAGGAGGCGCACGTCATCGCGGGCAGCGCCTCCGTGCTGGTCAAGGTGCGCGCGGCCTCCACCGGTCAGCTCCAGGACGTCCTGCGCCGGCTCTACGCCATCGACGGCGTCAGCGGGACCCAGGCCACGGTGGTCCTGGACACCTTCTTCGAGCGACCGCTGCCGCTGTGA
- a CDS encoding long-chain fatty acid--CoA ligase, whose protein sequence is MLSTMQDVPLLVTRILRHGMTIHGKSQVTTWTGEAEPQRRSFAEIGTRATRLANALRDELGVQQDDRVATLMWNNAEHVEAYFAIPSMGAVLHTLNLRLPPEQLVFIVNHAADKVVLVNGTLLPLLAPLLPHLPTIEHVVVSGIGDRSVLDGLGVRVHDYEELLAGRSDHYDWPELDERQAAAMCYTSGTTGDPKGVVYSHRSIYLHSMQVNMTESMGLTDKDTGLIVVPQFHVNAWGLPHGTFMTGVNMLMPDRFLQPGPLAEMIEREKPTYAAAVPTIWQGLLAEVTANPRDISSMKQVTIGGSACPPSLMEAYDRLGIRVCHAWGMTETSPLGTMAHPPAGLSAEEEWSYRITQGRFPAGVEARLVGPGGDHLPWDGESAGELEVRGNWIASSYYGGVSGEPVRPEDKFSADGWLKTGDVGVISADGFLTLTDRAKDVIKSGGEWISSVELENALMAHPEVAEAAVVAVPDEKWGERPLATVVLKDGATVDYAGLREFLGQSIAKWQLPERWSLVAAVPKTSVGKFDKKVIRRQYADGELDVTQLD, encoded by the coding sequence TTGCTGAGCACCATGCAGGACGTACCGCTCCTCGTCACCCGCATACTCCGTCACGGGATGACGATCCACGGGAAGTCCCAGGTCACGACCTGGACCGGGGAGGCCGAGCCGCAACGCCGCAGCTTCGCCGAGATCGGTACCCGCGCCACCCGCCTCGCCAACGCCCTGCGCGACGAGTTGGGGGTCCAACAGGACGACCGTGTCGCGACCCTCATGTGGAACAACGCCGAGCACGTCGAGGCGTACTTCGCGATCCCGTCCATGGGCGCGGTCCTGCACACGCTGAATCTGCGGCTGCCTCCCGAGCAGCTCGTCTTCATCGTCAATCACGCGGCGGACAAGGTCGTCCTGGTCAACGGAACCCTCCTGCCGCTGCTCGCGCCGCTGCTGCCGCACCTGCCGACGATCGAGCACGTCGTCGTCTCGGGCATCGGCGACCGTTCCGTCCTGGACGGGCTCGGCGTGCGCGTCCACGACTACGAGGAGCTCCTGGCGGGCCGCTCCGACCACTACGACTGGCCCGAGCTCGACGAACGCCAGGCCGCCGCCATGTGTTACACCTCGGGCACCACCGGGGACCCCAAGGGCGTCGTCTACTCCCACCGGTCCATCTACCTGCACTCCATGCAGGTCAACATGACCGAGTCGATGGGCCTGACCGACAAGGACACCGGCCTCATCGTCGTCCCACAGTTCCACGTGAACGCCTGGGGCCTGCCTCATGGGACGTTCATGACCGGCGTCAACATGCTGATGCCGGACCGCTTCCTCCAGCCGGGGCCGCTCGCCGAGATGATCGAGCGGGAGAAGCCCACCTACGCCGCGGCCGTCCCCACCATCTGGCAGGGCCTGCTCGCCGAGGTCACCGCCAACCCGCGCGACATCAGCTCGATGAAGCAGGTCACCATCGGCGGTTCGGCCTGCCCGCCCTCCCTGATGGAGGCCTACGACCGGCTCGGCATCCGCGTCTGCCACGCCTGGGGCATGACGGAGACCTCCCCGCTGGGCACGATGGCGCATCCGCCCGCCGGGCTGAGCGCCGAGGAGGAATGGTCCTACCGCATCACCCAGGGACGCTTCCCCGCCGGCGTCGAGGCCCGTCTCGTCGGCCCCGGTGGCGACCACCTGCCGTGGGACGGCGAGTCCGCCGGCGAGCTGGAGGTGCGCGGCAACTGGATCGCGAGCTCCTACTACGGCGGGGTTTCGGGTGAACCCGTCCGCCCCGAGGACAAGTTCAGCGCGGACGGCTGGCTCAAGACGGGCGACGTCGGCGTGATCAGCGCCGACGGCTTCCTCACGCTCACCGACCGGGCCAAGGACGTCATCAAGTCCGGCGGGGAGTGGATCTCCAGCGTCGAGCTGGAGAACGCCCTGATGGCCCACCCCGAAGTGGCCGAGGCAGCGGTCGTCGCCGTCCCGGACGAGAAGTGGGGCGAGCGCCCGCTGGCCACCGTCGTCCTCAAGGACGGCGCCACGGTGGACTACGCGGGACTGCGCGAATTCCTCGGCCAGTCGATCGCCAAGTGGCAGCTGCCGGAGCGCTGGTCGCTCGTCGCGGCGGTCCCGAAGACGAGCGTCGGCAAGTTCGACAAGAAGGTGATCCGCCGGCAGTACGCCGACGGCGAGCTGGACGTCACGCAGCTGGACTGA
- a CDS encoding PH domain-containing protein, producing MGLFGNAHTVDPVSAQRDFARLLGNGEQVHAAYLLIRDTILFTDRRLVLVDKQGITGKKVEYHSIPYRSITHFSVETAGHFDLDAELKIWISGSATPIEKTFTKGVDIYEVQAILTQFVAR from the coding sequence ATGGGACTGTTCGGGAACGCGCACACGGTGGATCCGGTTTCGGCGCAGCGCGACTTCGCGCGCCTGCTGGGCAACGGCGAGCAGGTGCACGCCGCGTACTTGCTGATCCGGGACACCATCCTGTTCACCGACCGCCGGCTGGTGCTGGTCGACAAGCAGGGCATCACCGGCAAGAAGGTGGAGTACCACTCCATCCCGTACCGGAGCATCACGCACTTCTCCGTGGAGACCGCCGGCCACTTCGATCTGGACGCCGAGCTGAAGATCTGGATATCGGGCAGCGCGACGCCGATCGAGAAGACGTTCACCAAGGGTGTCGACATCTACGAGGTGCAGGCGATCCTCACCCAGTTCGTCGCGCGCTGA
- a CDS encoding SigE family RNA polymerase sigma factor yields the protein MTTPVCTLASNPTPYPSFSAYVRTRGSVLMRTARSLTANPCDAEDLLQTALAKTYVAWDRIEDHRALDGYVRRALVNTRTSQWRKRKVDEFICDELPESEETPGVDAAEAQALRDAMWRAVTRLPDRQRAMVVLRYYEDLSEAQTAELLGVSVGTVKSAVSRALGKLREDPELTPVR from the coding sequence ATGACCACGCCTGTGTGCACGCTCGCCTCGAACCCGACGCCGTACCCGTCGTTCTCGGCGTACGTCCGGACCCGCGGCTCGGTCCTGATGCGTACCGCGCGCTCGCTCACCGCCAACCCCTGCGACGCCGAGGACCTCCTTCAGACGGCTCTCGCCAAGACCTATGTCGCCTGGGACCGGATCGAGGACCACCGGGCCCTGGACGGCTACGTCCGCCGGGCCCTGGTCAACACCCGGACCTCCCAGTGGCGCAAGCGCAAGGTCGACGAGTTCATCTGTGACGAGCTCCCGGAGAGCGAGGAGACGCCGGGGGTCGACGCCGCCGAGGCGCAGGCGCTGCGCGACGCGATGTGGCGCGCGGTGACCCGGCTGCCCGACCGGCAGCGGGCCATGGTCGTCCTGCGCTACTACGAGGACCTGAGCGAGGCGCAGACGGCCGAGCTGCTCGGCGTTTCGGTCGGTACCGTCAAGAGCGCCGTCTCCCGGGCCCTGGGCAAGCTCCGCGAGGACCCCGAACTCACCCCGGTGCGCTGA